The DNA segment CGGCGATCTGTAAGAACATTATCGAGAATGCCTGCCAGGCCGCCGCCACAGCCGGTGAGTCCCGCCTGGTGCAGATCCGGCTGTACCAGCACTGTCATCAGGACTGCGGGCAGCAGATCTGTTCCTGCAGCCGTTCGGATGGTGACCTGCAGCTGGAGGTGGTCAACCAGGGCAGCATACCCTGGCTGAGCGGCGAGGCAAGCCTGCTGGATGAGGAAGTATTCTGCATCGGGCGCACATCCAAGCAAAGCGGGACCGGGTACGGGATGGTAAATGTACGCCGCGCTCTCCGGCGCATCGGCGGTTCAGGCTCCATACGCGTAAGCGACGGATATGTGATTACCGCGATTCGCTTTCCGCAGCGGCTGCAGCAGGCAAAAGCGAACAGCAGCCGCTCAGCCAGACCCGGAATCAGGTCGGCTGTCGACGCCCGAAAACCGAGGACCCAAGTCGCACAATAGTAGCACCCTCGGCAATGGCCAACTCGAAATCACCCGACATACCCATCGAAAGCTCCGGCAGTCGACGGCCCAGGCGTTGTTCAGCGGTATCTCGGATCTCCCGCAGATGGCGAAACCCGCGGCGCACTGCCTCTTCATCATCACTGAACAGGCCAATGGTCATAAACCCCTGCAGATCAAGCAGCGGCAGAGATTCGACCAGATCGACCAGCGCTGCGGCATCCTCCGGATGACAGCCAAATTTGCTGTCCTCTTCGCTGGTGTTCACCTGAACAAGAACCGGGAACGGCAGCGGTGGCTGTCCGGCAGAGGGTGCCCCGGACGGGCGGTCAGCGGCAAGGCGTTCCAGTGCGGACTGGAGCTTGCGGGCCAGACTGGGCCTGTCGAGTGAATGCAGCATCGCGGCAAACCCAAGCATATCCTTGATCTTGTTGGACTGCAGATGGCCGATAAAGTGCTGCTCTACCGGATGGGGTGCATCCTGGATAAACGGGGTCAGTTCGGACTGCTTGGACAGGGCCTCCTGAATCCGGTTTTCACCAATCAGGCCAGCGCCGGCCGCGATTGCTTCACCAATCCTGTCGGGGGGGACTGTTTTGGTTGCCAGCAGGATGCGTACCGCTTCTGCTGGACGATCCGCTGCAGCGGCAGCCTCGGCTACCTCCCGGGATACCCGGGTCAGTGCCTCTGCGATATGTGACTGGTTGAGACTCATGTTGTACCTCCCGTGCGCATACTGGCGCAGCGTACCATTGTCTGAATCAGGTCGGTGCGGCTGCTGGACTGCAGCAGGGCATCGCGTGCCTCGGCGCTGTTCAGCGCAGCCGAAATACCGGCCAGGATCTGCAGGTGTGGTCCCGGATTGCTCTCGGGGCTGACTACCAGAAAAAAGATCCGGCTCGGTTCGCCATCAAGAGACCCGAACTCGATACCCTGCGGGGCAAGCCCGACGGCAACCCGCAGCTCTCCTATGCCGGCAGTCCGGGCGTGGGGAATCGCAATACCGTGCTGCATCCCGGTACTCATGATCTGCTCCCGCTCGTGGATCGCCCGCTCTACCGCAGAGCGGTCGGGCAGGGGCTGCACCGACTCCAGCAGATCCAGCAGTTCGGTCAGGATATCCTCCTTGTTGCGGGATCGCAGCTGCAGGCTGATTGCCCCGACATCCAGATACCGGTACCAGTTCACCACATTGCGGTTGGTATCCTCGACCAGGTTGGTTTGCAGCTCGGCCGGGGTGCTGAAATTGCGCAGCCGGGTAACGGTGTGCTGCAGATTAACCACCGACTCAAACACCACATTCTTTACAAAGGTGATGTCCTCGCGCTGACAGGTAAAGTGCAGGCTGCGCTCTCCGGTACGCATCGATATAAAAACATTATCCTTACGGATCTGGTAGAGGTGGTCCTTTATCTCCCCGGCATGGATAAAAAACCCCTCGTTGCGAACTGCCTTGAGAATCTCACTGGTCAGAAACTCGGTGATCTCTCGCGATCCGAAGTCGAAATTGGTTTCGATCGAGTCCATGCCGTGATCGCTGACGGTGGTCCCGGGGTCCGGGTGTGCCAGGCTTCTGCCCAGCAGTGGCGGAGCTGCCACGGTCGAGAACAGGGTCATCATTACCCCGACACCGAACAGATCAGGGGTAAGAATCCCGCTGCTGATACCGATCCCGGCAATGATCAGCACTACCTCGCCGCGCGGCACCATCCCCAACCCGACCCGCAGGCTGCCAACGGTGGTAAAGCGCAAGGCGCGGGCCGGCAACCCGCTGCCGACCAGTTTGCCGACAAACCCGACAGCGGCAAATGCCGCGCCGAACCCCAGCACTGCCGGCGACAGGAATACACGGAGATCGACCAGCATCCCCATCACCGTAAAGAAGATCGGTACAAAAAAACGGTGCAGGGGCTCGATCTGCTCCTGCAGGACGTAGTTGATGTCGGTGTTGGAAAGCGCCAGCCCCATAACATAGGCCCCGATTATCATCGCCAGGCCGGCAGCCTCAAAGATCCCGGAAAGCAGCAGCGCCAGGCCCAGTGCCAGAACCGCGATCTGGGTAGGGTTGCGGACCGCTTTCAGGGCGCGACTGATCTGCCGTGAGCCCAGCAGCCCGACCGCAGTAAACCCGATCCACATGGCGAATGCGCGCACGGCAATAAGGGAGATCTCTGACCAGTCGATTTCCCCGGCTGCCGGGTTCTGCAGGACACCGGCAGCACCCACAATTACCGCCAGAAGAATGATTCCCAGCACATCGTCGATAACCGCGGCCGACAGGATGGTTACCCCCTCGGGAGAGTCCAGCCGGCGGTGTTCGGACAGAACCCGGGCGGTGATCCCCACTGAGGTGGGAACGCACAGCAGCCCCAGGAACAGGGCCCTGGGATCCAGCAGCCCGGCCTGCAGCGAACCGTTCAGCCACCATACCGCCAGCAGCCAGCCGCTGGAGAAGGCTGCCAGAATCCCGCCCAGCCCGACAATGCTGCCCTTTACCGCGTAGCGCAGAAACAGTTTGATGTCGGTTTCGATACCACTGAGAAACAACAGGATGATAGAGGCGATGGTTGCCAGTCCGTACAGCTCCGGACTCACCGGCACATCACCAATCTGCAGCGGAAACAGCCCGTGCGGCATCCCCGGCAGCGGCAGCGAGCCCAGCAGATAGGGGCCGAGCAGAATCCCGGCGCCGATCTCGCCCAGCACCCCGGGCAGACGGTAGCGTCGTGCCAGGTTTCCTGCCCAGTAGGCGGCGAACAGGATTACCGCCAGGCCAATTACCAGATAGGTCATGCGATGTGTCATGCCGTAACAGTAGCGAGTAAAGCAGCGAAGCGCAATCGCCGTCGGGATATTTCCCCGTACGAAGAAACCGGCTATACTGGCATCAGGAGGCACCATGTTCGAGACTCACCCCTCGCAGGACATCCTGGAAACCATTGGCACCCAGCTCTCCGGCAAAAAGATCGCCCTGGGCATCTGCGGCAGCGTTGCTGCTGTCCGCTGCGTCGACATTGCCCGCCTGTTGATGCGTCACGGGGCACAGGTAATCCCGGTGATGACCCGGGCCGCCTGCGATCTTATCTCTCCGGAACTGATGGAGTGGGCCACCGGGCACCCTTCGGTTGTCCGCCTTACCGGGGCCATCGAGCATGTCGCCCTGGCCGGCAATGTCCCCGAACCCTGTGATCTGGTACTGATTGCCCCGGCCACCGCCAACACCATTGGCAAGATCGCCGCCGGCATCGACGACACCACCGTCACCACCCTGGTTACCACCGCACTGGGGCAGGGGATCCCCACCCTTATTGTGCCGGCCATGCACGAACCGATGTACCGTCACCCGATTGTACGGCGCAACATCCAGCAGCTGAACGAGGCCGGAGTGCCGGTGTTCGTTCCCCCGGTCAGCGAGGGCAAGGCCAAGATCCCCAGCCCCGAAACCGTCGTGGCTATGGTGCGCACCCTGCTGGCCTTTGGCGGCCGCCAGCCCCTGCGCGGACAACGGGTGGTGATCACCGCCGGGCGTACAGTGGAGTATCTGGATCCGATCCGGGTCATCTCCAACAACAGCTCCGGGCGGATGGGCACTGCCCTGGCAGCCGCCGCTGCCGCCCTGGGTGCCGAGGTTACCCTGATCCTGGGCAAGGCATCGGTGCAGCCCCCCGAAACCGTTGCCGTTCAGCACTGCAGCACCGCCGCCGAGATGCAGGAAGCGGTGCATGCAGTGTGCGCTGCCAACCCGGTGCATCTGCTGATCGCCGCTGCCGCGGTGGGCGACTGGCAGGCCGCCGAGCCCGCCGTCGCCAAGGTCTCCACCCGCAGCAAGCAGCCCTACCGGGTGGAGCTGAAGCCCACCCCCAAGATCATCGACGGCATCAAGGCCGCATTCCCGCAGACCCGTCTGGTCGCCTTCCGCGCCCAGTCCGGCCTCACCGCCCAGGAGTTATACGACGACGCCTTCTCCCGCCTGCAGAAAGCCGGTGCTGAAATGATTGTGGCCAACGATGTCTCCCAGCCGGGTGTCGGATTCGAAACCACGACCAACGCCGTTACAGTTATCCATGCCTCAGGAGAAAAACGCGACCTGCCTCTGGACGATAAACCGGGCATCGCTATCGGCATACTCCAGGAGATCTGCGCCGTATCCTGACGCAAAACCGGAAAATGCGCAGAATTCATGGTTAAGTTTTCGCCGGTTCCACCGATACTCATATTAAGGGACGGCAACGTCCTGGTTAAACGGTATGCGCCGACGTCCAGGCATACCGTTTTTTTATGCCCGAACGGGATGTGCGTTGAGTGCCTCTTGTTCAGGCCATATTGCTCGACTATAATTGGAATATGATCAAGGAAGGCTTGCCAGAGGATTATCTCCAGGACTTGAACACGGCTGTGAGCTTTCTCAATGCTGAAGGTTGTCACGAGATCTACCTGTTCGGTTCGCTGTCAACTGGTAATTTCAATCAGGGCTCTGATATTGATCTTGCGGTACGAGGTGTAGACCCTAAGCGGTATTTCTCTATATATGGTCAGCTTCTGCTTCAGCTCAAACATCCTCTGGATCTTGTTGATCTGGATATTCAACCTGCATTTGGAAAGAAGCTCCTGGAATCAGGGCAGTTGCAACGGATATATTGAGAATGAGAAAAGATGATCTTGCTATTGAGTTTCAGAAGATTGATGAGGAAGTAGTGCTTCTGGACCGTCTGATAATGATTAAAACACAGCGATCGTTGGATTCAATTGAACTTCGAGCAGCAGCATTTTCTATCACCAGCATTTATAACGGGTTGGAAAAAATGGTAGTGTCAAATATCTTGCGCAAATTCAGCGTCCATCAATCTGTGACCCTGCTGTTATGATGCCTGATGATCGTGATCGTACTCGATCATCAGATCCATATTCAGATATTTCCGTTCACTCCATGTTGAGTTCGAGATGTGGCGCAGTCGTGCTGCAACCAGCATCAGTGCTGACTCACCATCAGGGAACGAACCGATTACACGTGTCCTCCTTCTGATTTCTCGCATGATTCTTTCAAGCCCGTTATTGGTCCTGATCCGTTTCCAGTGTTCGACCGGGAAATAATAATACGAGAAGGTTTCTAATGCACCTTCTCGAACGATCTCCGCTGCTTTGGACAATTTCATTTCAATCAGTTTCTTCGCAATCTGGTCTTTCTTTCGGACTGCCTCTTCCAGGTTTTCCTGGGCATGAATGGCCTTCAACATGGTTGCAACAGCTTTGACTTTTCCCTGCGGAACAAAGCTGAATACATTGCGGTAAAAATGCACTACGCACCGCTGCCACCGGGAATCAGGAAAAAACTCTGGTATCGCTTCTACCAATCCCAGAGACTTGTCAGAGATAAACATCTCCACTGTTTCCAGTCCCCGGCCTTTCAAATAGCGGAGAAATCGCTGCCAGCTGTCTTTGTCTTCCTTGGTGCCTTCGGCAACCCCGATTATCTCCCTGAAACCATCCTGATTAACGCCTATGGCTACCAGAACGGATACATTGCGTACTTCACCAGCCCAGGATCGTTTCATCCAGATGCCATCAAGGTAGACATAGGTGTAGCGCTGCTTCAACGGCAGGTTGCGCCATTTTTCAATTTCTTCGTAGATTTTCTTATTGAGGTTGCTGATAGTTCCTGGTGAGACCTTGGCACCCCAAAGGGCTTCGGTGATATCCTCGACACGTCTGACAGAAACGCCAGCCAAGTACATCTCTACCATTGCCTCCTCAACAGAGATCTCGCGTCGCTTATACCGTTCAATAATGGCAGTTTCAAACGTCACCTTCTTCAGCTTGGGAACCTGCAGATTCACTTCGCCTGCTTTCGTTAGCAGTTTCCTATCATAATGTCCGGCACGATACCCCGTTCGCTCAGAGCTGCGCTCATGTTTTTGCGCATTACACAGCTGTTCTGCTTCTGCCTCCAGCATAGCGTTCAAGGTTTCCTCCACCGTCTCCCTGACAAAATTACCCAAATGGTCTTTGACTTCCTGCTCGTTTATCTCGATAATCTTACCCATGGGGTCCTCCTTCTGACTTGGTTTGGGTCGTACTTAATCAATCGTCAGATTGAGGACTTTCTTTTTATCGAAACTTGAAATTGCGCAAGATATTATACGTTATCGAAAAAATTCTACTGTTGTTGTTGGGTGAAAGCCGTATGCAATCATCACCAACCTGGCATGCCGATCTACTTGCGGAATCCAAATCCCGGGGATGCATTACCGAAGATCTGTATATGCACTTAGCAGCTTTTCTCGGATTTCGGCACTTTGTAAGACACGCATACAGTTTCGAAATCAAAAATGAACCTGTTGAAGCGGTCCTCGATAGCGTGAAGACGGTCGTTGAAGACTTCAAGCGTGAAATAACCGCGGTGCAGTGATTCGTAAGAGCTAATAGCACTCCGGGATCACAAAATTCCCAACTATGAGAAAACCTGTAGAAAATCACCAGAAAAACCTGCATAATACGCGGAAACCCTGCTGATTCTGAATAAAGGAAAATTTCCAAGTGTCCACTGTAGCAGGAATTAGCTAATCCCTGCTAAAACTCCGGTGTCCAGGCATACCGTTTTTTTTATGCCCGGACACCAACTCGATAATCAAATAATTGTACGGGTGGTGTTGATTATTCCGTTATAAATTATAAATATATAATACAATCAATCGAACAGGAAAAGCGAAAAATTTAAAAAAAAACTTGACAATCTGTTTTTTTTTTTTTAGTGTGTCCATATGAGGGTGTTGCTGGTTACCTGCGAAGACCCTGGAAACCCATTAGGAGGAATGGGAGTCTTTATTCGAGAGTTTTCGCAGACGCTGAAAACACAATGCGAGGTAAAAGTCCTGCTGGTGGAGACTAATCAGGGCCAAGAAGTGTCTCCGCTGGTAGATTATGTTGTTCGACCTGATGTCGGTATTTCTGTAACGAACAGTGAAGCTGTGTTACTGTCTGGTGCCCATTCAGCATATACAAAAGTAATGAAGGCGCTGGATGGCTGGTGCCCTGATATCATACACTGCAACGATAGGCAAACCTATTTGCCATTTCTGTATTGCGAAAATGTGGTTTTTTCGCTGCACCTAAGCTTGCCGGATCTGTTTGGGTTTCGGAACCTGGATGATAGATGGTTTCTGGAGATGAAGATTGAGAAGGCAGCTGCCAAGCACGCTCGGGCATTCTGTGTCTATTCTTCATATTACCAGAATCGAGTTCTCGATAACCTTAGTCAGTATGCCTCTCCTGTCTGTCTGCCGCTGGGTATCCACCCGGAACACTATTATTCGCAGAAAAGCCGCAACAAGAAGGTCATTAGTTTCTTTGGTCGGCTGGTACAATATCAGAAAGGAGCGGATACCTTTCTGGATGCTGTAAAACGATTTTCGCCGGAATACTTGAAGGAGTATGCCGTCGAGTTCAAGCTGTTCGGGAAGACGAAAGAGCCAGAGCGTTTTCAGCATCCAAATATCGATTCTATACAGTTTGTTGATGGGGCTGGTAAATATGCTGCCTATGCCGAAACTGATATTGTAGTCATGCCCAGCACCTATGAGCCTTTTGGGTTGGTTGGTATCGAAGCTATCGCATCCGGGTGCCTGTTGCTAGCGCCAGAGGGGCTGGGTATGGATGAATACCTCCAGT comes from the Spirochaeta africana DSM 8902 genome and includes:
- the coaBC gene encoding bifunctional phosphopantothenoylcysteine decarboxylase/phosphopantothenate--cysteine ligase CoaBC, yielding MFETHPSQDILETIGTQLSGKKIALGICGSVAAVRCVDIARLLMRHGAQVIPVMTRAACDLISPELMEWATGHPSVVRLTGAIEHVALAGNVPEPCDLVLIAPATANTIGKIAAGIDDTTVTTLVTTALGQGIPTLIVPAMHEPMYRHPIVRRNIQQLNEAGVPVFVPPVSEGKAKIPSPETVVAMVRTLLAFGGRQPLRGQRVVITAGRTVEYLDPIRVISNNSSGRMGTALAAAAAALGAEVTLILGKASVQPPETVAVQHCSTAAEMQEAVHAVCAANPVHLLIAAAAVGDWQAAEPAVAKVSTRSKQPYRVELKPTPKIIDGIKAAFPQTRLVAFRAQSGLTAQELYDDAFSRLQKAGAEMIVANDVSQPGVGFETTTNAVTVIHASGEKRDLPLDDKPGIAIGILQEICAVS
- a CDS encoding YggS family pyridoxal phosphate-dependent enzyme; translated protein: MSLNQSHIAEALTRVSREVAEAAAAADRPAEAVRILLATKTVPPDRIGEAIAAGAGLIGENRIQEALSKQSELTPFIQDAPHPVEQHFIGHLQSNKIKDMLGFAAMLHSLDRPSLARKLQSALERLAADRPSGAPSAGQPPLPFPVLVQVNTSEEDSKFGCHPEDAAALVDLVESLPLLDLQGFMTIGLFSDDEEAVRRGFRHLREIRDTAEQRLGRRLPELSMGMSGDFELAIAEGATIVRLGSSVFGRRQPT
- a CDS encoding glycosyltransferase, which translates into the protein MRVLLVTCEDPGNPLGGMGVFIREFSQTLKTQCEVKVLLVETNQGQEVSPLVDYVVRPDVGISVTNSEAVLLSGAHSAYTKVMKALDGWCPDIIHCNDRQTYLPFLYCENVVFSLHLSLPDLFGFRNLDDRWFLEMKIEKAAAKHARAFCVYSSYYQNRVLDNLSQYASPVCLPLGIHPEHYYSQKSRNKKVISFFGRLVQYQKGADTFLDAVKRFSPEYLKEYAVEFKLFGKTKEPERFQHPNIDSIQFVDGAGKYAAYAETDIVVMPSTYEPFGLVGIEAIASGCLLLAPEGLGMDEYLQSGKNFLPIQSSADSIYSTLDSLIRDWDNVRQFQQTAQETVQHWTWKRSVQKHLEIYRAVLSGRINHYQAVNSSLARDVLTWREQELETRTSLEQVKKALNMSVGSVLLIGAEHNQGGQVAVYTGLAEHLPYADYSFDTVVALHEIEYGVDVQLALAEISRVAESSILLAITIGSAKIHQVFQFNSVSDVEEQLAPLSNSWEWSTDQQHDVVWVKLKRVACT
- a CDS encoding IS256 family transposase, with amino-acid sequence MGKIIEINEQEVKDHLGNFVRETVEETLNAMLEAEAEQLCNAQKHERSSERTGYRAGHYDRKLLTKAGEVNLQVPKLKKVTFETAIIERYKRREISVEEAMVEMYLAGVSVRRVEDITEALWGAKVSPGTISNLNKKIYEEIEKWRNLPLKQRYTYVYLDGIWMKRSWAGEVRNVSVLVAIGVNQDGFREIIGVAEGTKEDKDSWQRFLRYLKGRGLETVEMFISDKSLGLVEAIPEFFPDSRWQRCVVHFYRNVFSFVPQGKVKAVATMLKAIHAQENLEEAVRKKDQIAKKLIEMKLSKAAEIVREGALETFSYYYFPVEHWKRIRTNNGLERIMREIRRRTRVIGSFPDGESALMLVAARLRHISNSTWSERKYLNMDLMIEYDHDHQAS
- a CDS encoding cation:proton antiporter, whose protein sequence is MTHRMTYLVIGLAVILFAAYWAGNLARRYRLPGVLGEIGAGILLGPYLLGSLPLPGMPHGLFPLQIGDVPVSPELYGLATIASIILLFLSGIETDIKLFLRYAVKGSIVGLGGILAAFSSGWLLAVWWLNGSLQAGLLDPRALFLGLLCVPTSVGITARVLSEHRRLDSPEGVTILSAAVIDDVLGIILLAVIVGAAGVLQNPAAGEIDWSEISLIAVRAFAMWIGFTAVGLLGSRQISRALKAVRNPTQIAVLALGLALLLSGIFEAAGLAMIIGAYVMGLALSNTDINYVLQEQIEPLHRFFVPIFFTVMGMLVDLRVFLSPAVLGFGAAFAAVGFVGKLVGSGLPARALRFTTVGSLRVGLGMVPRGEVVLIIAGIGISSGILTPDLFGVGVMMTLFSTVAAPPLLGRSLAHPDPGTTVSDHGMDSIETNFDFGSREITEFLTSEILKAVRNEGFFIHAGEIKDHLYQIRKDNVFISMRTGERSLHFTCQREDITFVKNVVFESVVNLQHTVTRLRNFSTPAELQTNLVEDTNRNVVNWYRYLDVGAISLQLRSRNKEDILTELLDLLESVQPLPDRSAVERAIHEREQIMSTGMQHGIAIPHARTAGIGELRVAVGLAPQGIEFGSLDGEPSRIFFLVVSPESNPGPHLQILAGISAALNSAEARDALLQSSSRTDLIQTMVRCASMRTGGTT
- a CDS encoding nucleotidyltransferase family protein — translated: MIKEGLPEDYLQDLNTAVSFLNAEGCHEIYLFGSLSTGNFNQGSDIDLAVRGVDPKRYFSIYGQLLLQLKHPLDLVDLDIQPAFGKKLLESGQLQRIY